In Chlamydiales bacterium, the genomic stretch AATGACCTTTATTTTAGGAGTGTTACCTATGTTGGTGAATCAGTTTATGTCTTTAAGATTAGAATTTTTATCTCTCATAAAGACAAAACTGTTACCTATGTTGGTGAATCAAACTGTAACCTATGTGGGTGAATTGGACCAATTATAAGTCTCCGTGTCTCCGTGTCTCCGCGTCTCCGTGTTTTAACTATTCAAGTTATTGGTTAGCAGATAGTTGAAAATCGAGCTGGCGTTAAATACTTGGTCAACTAAGAGAAAAAGTCTTAGCCTCTGGAGTTTTTAAAGTTTAGATTATTGCAATCTTAATAATTTATTGTTGACTAAAATCTTTTATTATAATTAAATATTGCTATGTTTTAATATTAAAGGTGCTTTATGGCAAATAGAATTCCTTCTTTAAATGACCCCAGAGTAACATGCTCTATGCCCACTGTTTCTAATTCAAATGATGCGCAAGAAAACTTAACTGCCATAGCTCAGAGTATTTTTCGCTTTAGCGACTGCATTACTCCTCCTCCTTCCCCTCCTCCTTCCCCTTCGCTTTGCCTTTCTTTTTCTCTACCACCTTCTATCCCCTCTATTCTATCTTCTCAGCCACCTTTTGATGGCAGCTATGTACCGAATAACTTAGAGATACCTCAACAACAAACTCAAACTTCTACAATTCAAAATGCTATCCAGAGTTACCCTGAGCCTAACCATCACCACTTCTATTCTGTTTCTAATTCAAATGGTGCGCAAGAAAACTTAACTGCCGTAGCTCAGAATGTTTTTTGCTCTAGCGACGGGATTGCTCCTCCTCCTTTATTTTTTTCTTCCATCCCTCCTATTCTATCTTTTCAGCGATCTTTTGATGGCAGCTATGTACCAAATAATTTAGAGATACCTCAACAACAAACTCAAAGTTTTACAATTCAAAATGCTATTCAGAGTTATCCTGAGCCTAACCGTTACCGCTTCTATTCTGATACAGAAGATACTCATAACAAGCCTCATTTAACTCATGACGAGCCTCATTTAAAAAGAACAAATGTTATTCAAGTAACACAATCATTCAGAGCCTGTTATTGGAGTACGGAAAAAAAAGTATTTCTACTAGCCTCTATACTCTCCCGTGGGGGTGTTAAAATAAATCAAGATACTTATATAAAGCTAGAATCGCATAAGAAAATATATTGGAATCAGATAAAAAAAGATATGCAGTTCTTCGCCGAAAGCCCAATAGTTGAGAATATTAGGGACTTTTTTCTTTCACATTTGTTAGACAAATCTTTATCAGAAGCTTTTCCTCTTGATTATGGTGAAATATTTAATTTAAAAACATTCGAAGAGCCCGAAGAGATGGAAAATAAGAGTATAAATTTTCACCTAAAAGCTCCTTTCAATCTTATAAAACAGTATCTTTCAAGTAACTCTGTTGATGACTTAAATCAACTATGCTCCTATGTCCCAAAATATCAGCCAAACTCCCCATCAGTTAACGACAAGTGGTCTTCTAATGAAATTCTATTAGTCATAGCCATCTTGTTATTCCATGACCAGATTACAATAGACGAACAAGGTCATATAAAAACAAAAGGCGAAAATATACAATGGGGACCTACAGACAACACTCTACATCAAAGTATTAATAGCTTAAGGAAACGAAGTGACATTAGAAACACGTATTTTCAAAGGATCAAAGATGATTATCTTATAAAGATCCATGCACCTGAAAGAGACAATGTGGAGCGTAATTTAGCTATACTCAGACAAATGCAACAAGGTAGCGTAGACTCTCGCCTAAAGACATTTTTTGATCTTGTAGGATTGTACCATCAGAGTAAGTCTTTCAATGACTTGAAAAAAGTACATGAGTACATAGCAAGCATACAACACCATTCTTGATAGTGTGAGTTTTAGATGGCTTGCTAAAACTTTACACCCAATTCTGCCAAAATACGAGTACTTTTTGCATTATCAAAGCTTGCTTCGATATTGAAAAAGCTATTCCAGCGGCCTATAATCTTTGAACCTCGCAAACCAATCAGACCCGCAACAAGATTAAGAGGGCCTGCTTGATTGAAGCGGAATTCTATATCCAAGAGCTCTGCCTTAACTCCTCTTCCAGCTACTTGGTATCGACCAAATATACCAATAAAGGGCTCCAAAAAGCCTAAACATTGTGTACGCCAAAAAGCAATCTCTAGACGAGTTGTAATTAGTCCTACATTTCTATCAAAAACCGTTAAGTCTGCAAGAGACCCCGTTTCAGCGTAGTTACCTAAAAAGAGTTCAGCGTAACGTACGTCAAAAATAAGGTAGGGATGACAAAATAGTGAAGGAAAACCATGGCCTAAGGAGATATCTGCGGAAATAAGTCCTCCATTGATATAAGCTCTGCCTTTATCCATTCCACCTGAAGCTAAGTTATTCATGACGACGCGTGTATTCTTCCAATATAAATAACCACCCATGACAGCTAAGCTTAATGATGTACCACAGATACAACTATCATAGCTTAACCCAGCGCAGCCCAAAGTAATATTAGCTTGTTGGGGGGAGGCTTTAATATTTGCTTCGGCGTAACTACATCCGCCAAAAACAGAAACAGCTTGGTTGGCTATAAAAGTGTCATACCCAATTAAGAGTCCCGCTACAAAGTCTGTATAGGAGAGGGTATCGGGCTGTGCATTGCGCGTTCTGTAGCTACCAATGCCCTCTGTCCATAAACCACAATCACAAAAACGAGTACGATGTAGATGCAGACCATTTAAAACAGAGTCAGAGAGATCTGCTGTGACATCCGACTGCATAGCCAAGCCCGTTGGGTCAATAACAGCAATCACAGGATCAGATCGTACGACGTAAGGAGCTTCAATATTTAAGAGGCCAAAGCCTCTGCTATCACTATCAAGAGTTAAAGCCAAGTTCAAACCTGTTTGAACACTGAGGGCAAGAACATCATTTGGTACAGAAACAGAACCTTGAATATTGGAAGTTTTCAATAAACTAAGAGAGGGAGTAGTTCCTGTAAGACTCAGGGCTGTAAGCCCTACAATTTGTCCGGAGTTGGTTACAGATGCACCTGCGCCGCCGCAGGAAAGAGCAGTAGTGTTAGACCCAGCAACATAGAGTTTTCCCGTGTTTGTTATAGTTGCTGATGAGCCTAGGCTGAAAATACCAGTTGTATTATTACCACTTAAGGAAATAGTGCCATTATTTGTAATTTGTGCATTTGCCGCATTAGTATCATCATAAATACCTACTGCTCCTGTACCCCCTGAGATAGTTCCTGTATTTGTGATGATAGAATTGGAAGCAAAAGTAGAAATTCCTGTTCCATCAACTCCTACCGAAATAATACCATGATTTGTTATCATGGTATTTATTCCCCCTGTAGTACTGATAATGACACCATTAGCGCCGCTCGTTGAAATCAGTCCTGTATTTGTGATTACAGCATGAGCTCCACTACAATCAATACAATTTGAGAACTCTCCAGCGGAGATTGTACCTTCATTTAAAATTAGAACATTATCAGCTATAGAGACTACAGATGTAGCAAAAGTTCCTGGAATGATTGTGCCGTAGTTGTAAAGGGATTGATCTGCAGCATTCATGTCAACTCCGTCCATACTTCCTCCGGCATGTATGGTTCCTCCTACCTCTACAATGCCCACATCTCCTACATCACTCATAGTTTGATTGTTAACAGTTTGACCACTTTCAATCACAAAGCCATTAGCATAAAGAGAAGATGCTGAAAAAAAGATCGAAGCGAGTATGATTTTGTTTATTGTGCTCACTTTATTCCTCGTCATTCATTAAAATGTGGAGAATAATATATTGTAAAATTTACTTCCAAAGTTTTCCTTGCATATCGTTTCAATAAAAAAGAGTTTCTTGCGCGCAATTAGAGAACAAGGCCGTTATGGAGAAAACAACACTCCATATGCTTTGTACATAACTTACTAAAATCTAAATAGCATTTCAAAATGTTAGCAAGTTCTCTATACGATTTAACACTACGTGGATAAGTATTCCATGATGGCAAGGGATGTGCAATCAAATCTTTTAGAGGAAAAAACAGGACCACAACGTCTTCTAAAGATTTATTTGTTTGATTAAGCCTATAGAGATGAACGTGAGCATTTTTTGCAAAAACAATATAAATTCTTTTTGTTCCAGGAGAAAGGTTCGGGTTATAATAGTGCTTGTTATAATACTCAAGCATTATAGCAAGTTCATCAGGAGTACCCTCTGGTTTTGACAGCCAGCTCTCAAAGATATTCCAGCCAAATTTTTGACATTTTTCTATACCTACCCACAAAACAAACTCATCCTTTTTTTGAGCAAAAGATGTCCGATGCCAATTTGAACGAGCATTATAGGGATCAAAACCATAGCGCGTGGCATGTGGTGGCATCAAAGTGATTTTGTCATTATATGGACGGAGTAGATTCCAAAGTGTTTGAGAGCGATTTTTTCCCCCTGAACAGGCTGGAAAGACTACATCTCCAGGAGTCAATGCATACGGAGCTGCATCCCCTTCAAGGCGTACAAGAGTACCTTTTTTTGCTGTAAATTCAAATAAGACCACGGCTAAAGAAGAGTTTTTATTTTGCTCTAACTCTTCATCAGCCTCATGCGCATATATTAAAATTTTCTCTTTGCAGCAAGTTTCTGTTGCCGAAACATTGATATTGAGCAATATAACAAGTAATGCATATAAGCAAATATTAAAATTAATAACATACCATTTAAAAATATTATTCCTAAGGAAAGTCATTTTGATGATCCTTCTTTTGTTTGTGTGTGATAAGAAAGCGTTTCTAAGCGTAATGTAGTAAAGTTTGGTAGAGGAGTATTCTTTATAGCGTCATTGTTTGTAATTGAATAGCGATGAAAAAAATCTATATGAATAATATGGTCTGCATTTTTTCTTGTTGGATAAACATGGAAAGCAAAGTCTTTTAAAATTTCCATCATATGACAAAAAAAAGCCTCTGAATGGCGTGGTATAGGTTTTTTTAATTCTCGTTGCCATTTCCAATTATAAATATTTTCTAAAGATGATTCTAAGTATATTGAGAGATCAGCATATTGTAAAAAATTCATCGGAGCAAAGTCACCCAGAGTATAAGCGCCTTCAAAGAGAATACAACTAACATTGGCAAGCTGAAGAGTTTCTTGACTCATTTCTTTGGTAAGCTGATTAATGGTTGGTTTAATAATTTCCGTATTACCCTTGCAAATATCTTTCAGAGTATTATGAAGTTTATTCCATTGAATTCTTCGAGGATCTAATTCACTTGCAAACTGTTTTCTTTCATTTTGACCAAGTCCATAATGATCCAAACTGAGGATAACAGAAACTATGCCTAGATGGGATAATTCTGTTTGTAAAATTTGTGAAATTGTACTTTTCCCAACACCTGGGCACCCCCCAATGGCAATAATGAGAGGGGTACTTTCATTTACATTTCTCCTTTCGACTAGATCTTGAATCCCATCAAGAATCAATTTAAGCTCTTCTTTAACAGAGTCTTGCACCCATCCACTACAAGGGATTACAAAAAGGAGTAGCAAGACTAATGCAACAATATAACATCTATATTTTTTCATTTTAATTTTCCAATATGCTATAACTTCTCTAGAGGGTTAAAAGAGCCCCGATTATATACTCAAATGAATTAAAAATGACAGAGTACAAAGCCTGGATTAAAAATGTTTTTGATCGTGCCTCTTCTGGTTATGGAGAGAAGGGATGCTCTTTTTTTGATTACTTTGGAGAGCGTTTAGTAGAACTTGTAAAACCTTCTGTAAATAACAATATATTAGATGTTGCTACAGGTAAGGGAGCTGTGTTATTCCCTGCTGCAAAGATAGTGGGCCCAAAGGGAAGAGCCGTAGGAATTGACTTAAGTTCCAAAATGATCAGAGAGGCTACAAAAAACGTTATATTTCCCTGGATTGAGCTATACCAAATGGATGCAGAACATCTTTTGTTTCCAAACCAATCATTTGATATTGTATTTTGCGCATTTGCCTTATTTTTTTTCCCTAATATTGCACAAGCCCTATCCGATAACCTGGGTTTTGAATTTAAATGACTCAAGGTTAGAGGGGATTCTGGATAAATTTTCAATCATTTTTGCGAAGTCCATTATTCCTTTAAATACTCCTTTGCCTTATCAATATCTCTAGACTGTAGTCCCTTATCGTATCCTTTAAGATATATCTTTCAAGTAAAACTTAAGTATGTAGGGCGCAAATATTTGTTGTCGACGAAATTTCCAAATTCATAGATAGTATCTAGTTATTTAAGAAATTACTAAATCACGGATAACTACTTTTGCAGCAATAAGTTCTGTTCACTTAAACCATCTGTTTTATTATCTCTTCCTAAACTCAAATAAGCGCGTATGAATCTAATTAAGAGCTTTTCTCAAATTTTTATGTCTCTTTGTATCAGTGCACTAACTGCTCAATCCCCTAGCGTTCATGAAAACTACAAAAACATTGTTTTTGATTTAGGAGGCGTCTTGCTTGAATGGGCTCCTCAAAAGTTTCTATCTCAAGTTTTTGAAAATAGTGACAGCGTTCCAGATGAGTTAGTTCATATTTTTAATTCATCCTATTGGACAGATTATGATGCAGGAAAAATTTCACGCGAAGATTTACTTAACCACTTATCCCTTCACTATGATAGAGACCAGCTTATTCTTTTTATAAACCAACTTCCTCAACTTTTACGCCCTGTTGCAGAAATGGAAAGGATTTTGGATGATCTTAAAAGCAAGGGATATAAAATATATAGCCTCTCTAATACACCACAAGAGATTTTTTACGAATTAAATGAAATTTATGATCTCTTCAAGAAATTTGATGGAAAAGTAGCTTCATTTCAAATCAAATCCTCTAAGCCAAGCCCTCTAATTTATCAGACTCTTCTCTCTCTTTATCACTTAAAACCAGAAGAGTGTTTGTTTATCGATGACCGAGCTGAAAATGTTCTTGGCGCCCAAGATTGTGGAATTAAAGGTATTCTTTATCTCAATCCAAAGCAGTTAAAAAACACACTTAAAGAACTTGGCATTTTATGAGCAGAATGATTTTTAAAACTAATCCATCGAGTAAAAGTTTTTGTATTCTAACCATTTTTTGTTTTGCTATCATTATTCTTACTAAAAGCTTCTCAGGCAACCTTCTAGCAAATGAACAAAGCATCACAAGATATTTAGAGCTCTATGAGCAATATCCAGAGGCCTTTGGACCAAAAGGCGATTGGAAAAAGAATGAAATGGAACTTATTGATGATTTGCAAGTAATGAGAGCCATTCAAAAGCAGTTTAATCAACCTGTTGGTATTGTAGCAGAAGATAGGTTTTGGCTCTGGATTAGAGATGCCCTCATTTTGCCTTCTGGAGAACACACAACGTATAATCGATTTCTTTCTAAAAAAGGTCTAGATGGGCCAGCAGGTGTTGTAGTGCTTGCAGTTACTCCAAACAATGAAATATTAGTTAACTTGATTTACAGACATGCCACAAGAAGCTGGGAAATTGAATTGCCAAGAGGAGGAAGAAACAAAGGTGAGACATCAGAAGCTGCTGCAAGAAGAGAAGTCAAGGAAGAAACAGGATATAAGGTCACCAAAATTCTTCCCTTAGGAACCATTGCCGTCGATAGCGGTGTTTTTACCAACTATCTTAAGGCATTTTTTGCAAAAATTGGCGAGGTAGAAGAAACCACGCGTGATGATGAAGAGATCATAGCTTCAAATCTTCTTCTTTCAAAAGACCACGTCATCGATATTTTTTGTGCGGGTAAAACAGAGCTTATTGTAAATAAGCAAAAAATAACTGCCTATGTCAGAGATCCTTTTTTTGCCTATGCTTTGCTCCTAGCTGAAAAGAAAGGATTTCTTGAATCTTGATTAGTTCAAAAAATATTGTTAATTGTAATTATTTGTATTTCTAGTTACGCTCTATTGCCTTTTAAATTTGATGGTGAGTTATGTCAACAAGTTCTATGTCAAGCATTATAGAGTTTTCTAAGAAAAATGCAATTCCTTTTGTTATAGGACTCTCCTTGGGAATGCTGGGAACGTATCTTATAAAATGGCTTAAAAGTGACTCAGAACCCTCCATTCGAAATATTTGCATCCTTAATCTCACTGAAAATGGACAATCGACTGAAACATTAACTTTTTTAGAATTTAAAGAAAAAGTAACTTTTCAAGAACTCAATAAGTTAAGAAAAAGTGTAGATTGGGCTGAGCGTACTGATAAAATATGGAACAAGGTTCTGTGTAAATCAGACCACATAGTTTGTGTTAAAAAGAATGAAGAATTGATAGCGTATGGCTGTTTTGTAGGAAATGGCAGAATGGGCTCAATCTTTGATATTCATGTAGATCCTAAGCATCAACGCCAAAAAATTGGCACCTTGGTAATGAATCACTTGGTTGAATACATTAGAACTGAAGAATATACCTCTGTAAATTTATCTGGATGGGAAGATAACGCAAGCGTGTTAGAGTTTTACAAAAAGTTTGGGTTTGAGTCAAATTCTTTTGCAATGGAATCCTCTGGAAAAGACCTTCAAGTAGTATCTAGCGCACTGTAATGCATTAGTTTAAGTGAACTTTATTTATGATAATGCCCGTTCAATATTCACTATGTTGTGTCTGCTTTGAAATTCAACAAAGCAGATATATGTATTCATGCGATCAAGCAATCTCTTTTGTACAGGGTATGAAAGAAGTTACAAAGGACACCCTTCCCACAGAAATTGCAAAAATTGTAATAGCGCGAAGCGTAGTTACTGTGCGAGATACTAATGCTCATCATCAGGCTATGTATATGCTAAGCTCACCTCTCGATCTTTCATTTACTACTAACGAATTTATAGAAATGATGCAATATTTAAAAGACACAACTCCACTTGATGATTGGTATAAGTATATGCAAAACAAACTTCAAGTAAATCACATCAACTGCAAATTATAGAGGCATCAAATCGGTATATATTCACATAATCTCTAGGGATGTAAGCTTGTGAGCGAATTCAGCTGGGTAATTGTGCAATAGGTTTGCGGCCTCAGATGCAGTGAACCAAGCAAAATCAACATGTTCACTACTTAGAAGAGGTGTAAAAGAAGATGGAACACTACAGCTATAGATCGATAGGATTAAGCCAAGATCACTATTAGGCATTGCAATACGAATATTTGTTAAAAGGGTGATAAAGTGGGCAACGCTGTCAATATTGCAAAAACCAATCTCTTCTTCTATCTCACGTTTTAGGGCATCTTTTTGAGATTCTTTTCTTTGCAAACGTCCTCCAGGAAGATCCCAGTAGCCTTCTTTAGCTCTTTTCAAAAGCAAAACTTTGCCATTGTCATTGAACATAAGACCTTTTATACCCAAATGAAAGCAATCTTCTTTCATATACCATCCTTTAAAGATAAGTTAAACTTGTCTTGACAGCGTTTGTTTTCTATATCTCTAGTTGCCAATAACTGAGGATTTTTACGCATTTCTTTCCAATTACCTCTTTCTACTCGCCTAAGGGCTTTTGCAAAACGATCACGAAAGAAGCGAGGACGCCCTATAGAAGTATCTACTGTCCACATTTTAGAACCTAAAGAAAAAAAGAGATATTGACCTTCTTCTTGAAAGACATTGAAAAGATTATCTAAAGATTGTAATGAATTTAATTTTTTCATTCCTTCAGGAACAATTTCTTCTGCTTGCCCTAAAAAAGGCATTAGATGAACATGTGAATGAAAAACTGTTTGTCCAATTTTACCATGCTCAAAAGTTGCAATAGATCCGTACTCTTTACAAATCCATTCGCTGATTAATGAATACAACTTCTTAAATTCAACAAATTCTTCAGGAGTATATTCTGCAATGCAGCTAACGTGCCTTTTTGGAATAATCAATAAATGAGCTTCAATTAAAGGATTGGCATCACAGAGTATGGTGAAATAGCTTGATTCTTTTAATATATAATCAAAAGCCCAACACGTTCTGTCGCAATGTGGACAATTGTCTTTTATAGATTGTTCTGAGTAATTTTCTAGCATATTTAAAATCTTTAACGGTTGTTTATTGTGATTCTTCCTAAATAGTATCAAACCTCTTGAAATAAATAAAATTAATAGATTTAATTAAATCGATAAGAAAATTTAATGGCTATTCACCATGACCTTTAATTTAGTCCACCTTAAGTACTTTTATGATGCTATTAGGTTGGAAAGCATCACTGCCTCAGCAAGAGAAAATCACGTTACACAATCCGCTGTAAGTCAGGGCATTATGAAGTTAGAGCAGCATTTTCAACGTAAGCTACTTACTCATAAAAGAAACCTCATCAAATTAACACCAGAGGGTAAAGCTCTTTTTGCCTCCAGTAAGCAGCTGTTTTACTATATTGACGACGTTAACAATACGTTTGCTGATGGAAACAGTGTCTATAAAGGCAAAGTGGAGTTTGCATGCTTTTATAGCATTGCTGTGTCCTTTCTTCCTAATGCCTTAGCTGAATTTCAAAAACATGCTCCAAGTATATCTGCCAAGTTCATTACAGGAAGACCAGAAATTGTTAAGAATGCACTAAAAGAAGGAAGGGTGGAATTCGGTTTGATGACAGATGGACAGGATCTGTTAGCCTATGACTGTGAATTAATTCATAGCGGTTTTTTCCACGTCTATGAATCTATTAAAAGACCTGCAAAAACACCGATCACTCAATGTATTCTTTCTGAACATAGCGTTGAGGCAAATGCACTGAAAAAAACTTTCGAAAAAAATTATGGAAAAGAACTTTTCACACACATGGATGTTGGCAGTTGGGAAGTTATTGTCAATCTTGTACTTTCAAACGTGGGAGTGGGACTAGTCCCTGACTATTTAGTAGAAGTTCCTTATCGCAAAGACCTTTTACGACTTAGTCATATAAAACATGACCCCATCCCTTATCGCATTGTTGCAGCTAGCCCAAAGGGAGAAGAGCTTTCTAAAAATGCTAAACTATTAATCAATTGTTTGAAAATGCGAGTTTTAAATATACAAGATAAATAGTGCACAAAGTTAATAATGTGCTCTATCGGGCATTTGAGAGAATTTTTTCCAAACTTCAACGGCTTCTTCCCTCATAAATTCTCTTATTTTGACTCGTTTATCTTTATCAGGTAAGCACATTTCTTTGTAATAATCAACATCTAGAAAATCCCCATACTTTTTAGAGTCTTCAACTGTAGCTCCATAATAGATTTCCTTGATTTGAGCCCAATAAGCCCCACACAGGCACATAGGGCAACAATAAGCGCTTGTGTATAAAATACAGCCATCAAGATGAGGGCTGCCAAGAGCTTTTCCAGCTTTGCGAATGACATCAATTTCAGCATGACAGGTAGCATCAGCTTCTTTGATTACCCTGTTATAGCCCTCAGCGATAATTTTATCACCTTTTACAATAACAGCGCCAAAGACGCCGCCACTTTTTTCTACGAGTCCTGCTTGAGCGCTCAATTCAATTGCACGCTTCATAAATTTTGGATTAGGATGAGACATTATAATTAAACTCCCTGATATATTTATTGCTTCTATCTAAAAATTACATTATAGGATATTCATGAAAAAAATACTACAAGGAACATTCATTTGGTTTATCGCAACACTGTTTGTTGTGTATGCGTTTTTTCTCAACACTGCAGGCGCTGTTTTTTCCGATACAATTAAATCGTTTCTTCATGCATCAGATATAGGTGTAGCTTACGCTGTAGGCTCATTTATTGCAGGCTTTGCTTGTATGCAAATTCCTGCAGGTTATCTACTTGATCGATATAATATTCGCTTTGTTGTAGGCAGTGGGCTTTTTTTATTGGCTCTTGGTAATTTAACACTTTCTTTTTCAACTAACCTATTTCTTTTTTCTTTATCTAACTTCATCCAAGGGATAGGTGCTTCTTTTGCATTTTTAGCTGCAGCTAAACTTACATCTCAATGGTTTTCTGCGAAAATGTTTCCTATTTTATTTGGATTAACACAATCTTTTTCTTGTATATTAGCTGCAATCATTCATTATTATTTGGTTTTGGCACTACAAACACTCACTTGGCAAGCTATCTACCAAGAATTGGCAATTTGTGGATTTATCCTGTTATGTTTTTCGCTTATATTCATTTCAAGCCCTCCCACAACAGAACTCAATAAGCCCCTTTCACTCAAGAAAAGCTTGTCTTTAGTACTTAAAAATAAACAAATTTGGTTATGTGCTCTTAGTGCAGCAACATCTTTTGGCGTACTTTCTGCTTATGCAAGTTTTTGGTATATGGATGTGGAAAAGTTTTATTCTGTAAAAACCACAGATGCATTAATTATGAGTGGTCTTATTTTTACAGGTATTGGAGTTGGCACTCCCCTACTTGGCTGGCTCTCAAATAGATTTAAATCTAGAAAATTAATTATTCATGTTACCCTGGTTCTAGGGACAATGTTTTTGCTACTAGGAATTTATTTGCCTCATTTTGATATAGACACTTATATTATTATCAGGATCGTTGCGTTCTTTACTGGATTTTTGCTATCGGGTTCTATGCTATACTACACATGTGCAAGCGAACTTGCCACTAATAGCATACGTGCAGTGGCCTTAGGAGTTATCAATACTTTTGTATTTCTTTTTAACTCTCTCTTGTTATTTTTGCCTCAGTTTTTCATTACAAAAGCATCTCCAACCTTCTTAACCTATCTGTGGGTGTTACCTTTTTGCTTACTGATATCGATTTTGCTTACTTATTTTGTTAAAGAGACCTTTGACTCATCTTCTGTTTAAATCTTTTTATTAAAATTCGGATTCCATTGACGAGTATATTTTTCCTATCGTTAAAAACAAAAAATATATAACTTTATTTTTTGTACATAAGAATTTTGGATAGTTGATGATTCGAAAAATAATTGGCCCCCTTCTTTTAATTTTAATCTGCCCTCCCCTAGTATTTGTTTTTTGGTATACCAATACAGCTTTTGAAGGCTCTTTCATTACTTTTTGGAATTTCATTACTGAAAATGGATTCATTGCATCTGCTTCCACTATTTTAGGACCTGTTTTTTGGGGCTCTCCAACAGCCTGGGCGATTATTTCATCCTTTGCCATTACACAGCTTA encodes the following:
- a CDS encoding autotransporter domain-containing protein, yielding MSTINKIILASIFFSASSLYANGFVIESGQTVNNQTMSDVGDVGIVEVGGTIHAGGSMDGVDMNAADQSLYNYGTIIPGTFATSVVSIADNVLILNEGTISAGEFSNCIDCSGAHAVITNTGLISTSGANGVIISTTGGINTMITNHGIISVGVDGTGISTFASNSIITNTGTISGGTGAVGIYDDTNAANAQITNNGTISLSGNNTTGIFSLGSSATITNTGKLYVAGSNTTALSCGGAGASVTNSGQIVGLTALSLTGTTPSLSLLKTSNIQGSVSVPNDVLALSVQTGLNLALTLDSDSRGFGLLNIEAPYVVRSDPVIAVIDPTGLAMQSDVTADLSDSVLNGLHLHRTRFCDCGLWTEGIGSYRTRNAQPDTLSYTDFVAGLLIGYDTFIANQAVSVFGGCSYAEANIKASPQQANITLGCAGLSYDSCICGTSLSLAVMGGYLYWKNTRVVMNNLASGGMDKGRAYINGGLISADISLGHGFPSLFCHPYLIFDVRYAELFLGNYAETGSLADLTVFDRNVGLITTRLEIAFWRTQCLGFLEPFIGIFGRYQVAGRGVKAELLDIEFRFNQAGPLNLVAGLIGLRGSKIIGRWNSFFNIEASFDNAKSTRILAELGVKF
- a CDS encoding class I SAM-dependent methyltransferase — translated: MTEYKAWIKNVFDRASSGYGEKGCSFFDYFGERLVELVKPSVNNNILDVATGKGAVLFPAAKIVGPKGRAVGIDLSSKMIREATKNVIFPWIELYQMDAEHLLFPNQSFDIVFCAFALFFFPNIAQALSDNLGFEFK
- a CDS encoding HAD family phosphatase: MNLIKSFSQIFMSLCISALTAQSPSVHENYKNIVFDLGGVLLEWAPQKFLSQVFENSDSVPDELVHIFNSSYWTDYDAGKISREDLLNHLSLHYDRDQLILFINQLPQLLRPVAEMERILDDLKSKGYKIYSLSNTPQEIFYELNEIYDLFKKFDGKVASFQIKSSKPSPLIYQTLLSLYHLKPEECLFIDDRAENVLGAQDCGIKGILYLNPKQLKNTLKELGIL
- a CDS encoding GNAT family N-acetyltransferase; translated protein: MSTSSMSSIIEFSKKNAIPFVIGLSLGMLGTYLIKWLKSDSEPSIRNICILNLTENGQSTETLTFLEFKEKVTFQELNKLRKSVDWAERTDKIWNKVLCKSDHIVCVKKNEELIAYGCFVGNGRMGSIFDIHVDPKHQRQKIGTLVMNHLVEYIRTEEYTSVNLSGWEDNASVLEFYKKFGFESNSFAMESSGKDLQVVSSAL
- a CDS encoding AAA family ATPase; its protein translation is MKKYRCYIVALVLLLLFVIPCSGWVQDSVKEELKLILDGIQDLVERRNVNESTPLIIAIGGCPGVGKSTISQILQTELSHLGIVSVILSLDHYGLGQNERKQFASELDPRRIQWNKLHNTLKDICKGNTEIIKPTINQLTKEMSQETLQLANVSCILFEGAYTLGDFAPMNFLQYADLSIYLESSLENIYNWKWQRELKKPIPRHSEAFFCHMMEILKDFAFHVYPTRKNADHIIHIDFFHRYSITNNDAIKNTPLPNFTTLRLETLSYHTQTKEGSSK
- a CDS encoding LysR family transcriptional regulator; protein product: MTFNLVHLKYFYDAIRLESITASARENHVTQSAVSQGIMKLEQHFQRKLLTHKRNLIKLTPEGKALFASSKQLFYYIDDVNNTFADGNSVYKGKVEFACFYSIAVSFLPNALAEFQKHAPSISAKFITGRPEIVKNALKEGRVEFGLMTDGQDLLAYDCELIHSGFFHVYESIKRPAKTPITQCILSEHSVEANALKKTFEKNYGKELFTHMDVGSWEVIVNLVLSNVGVGLVPDYLVEVPYRKDLLRLSHIKHDPIPYRIVAASPKGEELSKNAKLLINCLKMRVLNIQDK
- a CDS encoding NUDIX domain-containing protein, with the protein product MKEDCFHLGIKGLMFNDNGKVLLLKRAKEGYWDLPGGRLQRKESQKDALKREIEEEIGFCNIDSVAHFITLLTNIRIAMPNSDLGLILSIYSCSVPSSFTPLLSSEHVDFAWFTASEAANLLHNYPAEFAHKLTSLEIM
- a CDS encoding HIT family protein yields the protein MLENYSEQSIKDNCPHCDRTCWAFDYILKESSYFTILCDANPLIEAHLLIIPKRHVSCIAEYTPEEFVEFKKLYSLISEWICKEYGSIATFEHGKIGQTVFHSHVHLMPFLGQAEEIVPEGMKKLNSLQSLDNLFNVFQEEGQYLFFSLGSKMWTVDTSIGRPRFFRDRFAKALRRVERGNWKEMRKNPQLLATRDIENKRCQDKFNLSLKDGI
- a CDS encoding NUDIX hydrolase; protein product: MSRMIFKTNPSSKSFCILTIFCFAIIILTKSFSGNLLANEQSITRYLELYEQYPEAFGPKGDWKKNEMELIDDLQVMRAIQKQFNQPVGIVAEDRFWLWIRDALILPSGEHTTYNRFLSKKGLDGPAGVVVLAVTPNNEILVNLIYRHATRSWEIELPRGGRNKGETSEAAARREVKEETGYKVTKILPLGTIAVDSGVFTNYLKAFFAKIGEVEETTRDDEEIIASNLLLSKDHVIDIFCAGKTELIVNKQKITAYVRDPFFAYALLLAEKKGFLES